Within the Comamonadaceae bacterium OTU4NAUVB1 genome, the region TCGAACTCGCCGCCATCGACTTCGCGCCGCTGTACGAGCGCATCGCCGGCCAGACCGACCATCAGCCCGGCGACGTGTTGCCCGAGGACCGTGTGGTCACCCGGGGCACCGGCCGTCATCACGCGGCCAAGCGTCCCCCGAGCGAGGCGCGGGCCTGACGGAAGCGGAGCCGGGACGGGCCGTCACCGGCCGATCGCGGGCCACCGGCGGTGCAGCCAGGACCAGGCCACCAGCCCGATCGCCAGCATCAGCCCCGACGTCAGCGCCAGGGCGATCGCCGAGTGCATCACCAGCGGCGCGATGGCGCCGGCCACCAGGCCATTGGCGGTCGAGCCGATCACCGCCTGCAGCGAAGACGCCATGCCGCGCCGCTCCGGGTGCAGGTCCAGCACCAGCAGCGTGACGGCCGGCACCATCAGCGCCCAGCCGAAGGCGAAGATCGCCACCGGCGGCAGCGACCACAGCGGATGCGCCGGAAAGACGGCGTGGATGGCGATGTTGACCAGCGACACCAGCGCCATGATGAGGAAGCCGTGCCGGATCTGGCGCTTGGGTGGCACCTTGCCGGCCATGCGGCCGCTGATCCACGCGCCGGCCATGATCCCGCCGATGGTCAGCAGGAAAAACCAGAAGAAGCGCGTGGGCGGCAGGCCCAGCAGATCGCCCAGGAAGGCCGGCGCCGACAGCACGTAGAGGAACATGCCGTTGAACGGCACCCCGCTCGCCAGCGCCAGCAGCAGGAAGCGCGGGTCCGAGCACAGCTCGCGGTAGCCGCGCATCAGCGGGCGCGGGGCGAAGGGCTGGCGCTGGTCGAGGTGCAGGGTCTCGGGCAGCAGCTTCCAGTTGGCCACGAACAGCACCACGCCGACCGCCACCAGGAACCAGAACACCGCGTGCCAGCCCGCGTGCACGAACAGGAAGCCACCGACGATCGGCGCGATCGCCGGCGCCACGCCGAAATAGATCGTGACCTGGCTCATCACCTTCTGCGCCTCGGCCGGCGGGAACATGTCGCGGATGACCGCGCGCGAGACCACGATGCCCGCGCCGGTCGACAGGCCCTGCATGGCGCGGAAGAAGACCAGTTGGCCGATGGTCTGCGACAGGGCGCAACCCAGGGAGGCCAAGGTGAACACCGCCAGTCCCGCGAGCACCACCGGCCGGCGCCCGAAGCTGTCGGACAGCGCGCCGTGGAACAGGTTCATGAAGGCGAAGCCGAACAGGTAGGCCGAGAGCGTCTGCTGCATCTCCACCGGCGTCGCGCCGATCGACGCGGCGATGCCCGAGAACGCCGGGATGTAGGTGTCGATGGAGAACGGCCCGAGCATGCCCAGCACGGCCAGCAGCACCGCCAGCGCCCAGCGCGGCGCCTTCCAGAGGGTGTGGGCATCCGGGTTCATGCGGTCGTTTTCCTGTCTTTGTCGAGTGAAGGAACAGCGTCGCCCAAAAGCAGACGAGCGCCCGTAGGCGCTCGTCTGCATGTTCGCGGACACCGCGGAACCGGCTCTGCCGGGCCGCAGGTGTCGCCCCCTCGAAGGGGGTGGGCACTGCTACGCGAAGCGAGCAAGCCTGGCGGTGGTCAAAGCGTATCGATGAAGCTGCGCAGCTTGTCCGAACGCGACGGGTGCTTGAGCTTGCGCAGCGCCTTCGCCTCGATCTGGCGGATGCGCTCGCGCGTCACGTCGAACTGCTTGCCGACTTCCTCGAGCGTGTGGTCGGTCGACATCTCGATGCCGAAACGCATGCGCAGCACCTTGGCCTCGCGCGGCGTGAGGGAGTCCAGGATGTCCTTGACCACGTCGCGCAGGCCCGCCTGCATGGCCGCCTCGATGGGCGCGGTGTTGCTGCTGTCCTCGATGAAGTCGCCCAGGTGCGAATCGTCGTCATCGCCGATCGGCGTCTCCATGGAGATCGGCTCCTTGGCGATCTTCATGATCTTGCGGATCTTGTCTTCCGGGATCTCCATCTTGGCGGCCAGGATGCCGGCGTCGGGCTCGAAGCCGAACTCCTGCAGATGCTGGCGCGAGATGCGGTTCATCTTGTTGATCGTCTCGATCATGTGGACCGGGATGCGGATGGTGCGCGCCTGGTCGGCGATCGAGCGCGTGATGGCCTGGCGGATCCACCACGTGGCGTACGTCGAGAACTTGTAGCCGCGGCGGTATTCGAACTTGTCGACCGCCTTCATCAGGCCGATGTTGCCTTCCTGGATCAGGTCGAGGAACTGCAGGCCGCGGTTGGTGTACTTCTTGGCGATGGAGATCACCAGGCGCAGGTTGGCCTCGATCATCTCCTTCTTGGCGTCGCGCGAGGAGCGCTCGCCGTCGTTCATGCGCTTGTTGATGTCCTTCAGCTGCGTGAGCGGCACCACCACGCTCGACTGGATGTCGGCGAGCTTCTGCTGGAGTTCCTGCACCGGCGGGATGTTGCGCGCGAGCACCGTGCTCCACGGCTTGCCCGAGGCGGCCTGCTTCTCGACCCATTTCAGGTTGAGCAGGTTCGACGCGACGCGGTTGCCGTTCTTGTCGAAGCCGCTGAAGTCGCGGATGAAGTCCTCCTGCGGGAAGCCGCACTTGTCCACGATGATGCGGCGCAGTTCGCGCTCCTTCTTGCGCACGTCGTCGACCTGCGTGCGCACCAGGTCGCACAGCTTCTCGATGGTCTTGGCCGTGAAGCGGATCGTCATCAGCTCCTCGGACATGGCCTGCTGGGCCTTCAGGTAGGCGGGCGTGCCGTAGCCTTCCTTCTCGTAGATCTGGTGGATCTTCTCGAACATCGACGCGATGCGGTCGAAGCGCTCCAGCGCATCGCGCTTGAGTTCCTCGAGCTTCTTGGTCAGCGCCTTGGAGCCGCCCTTGCCGTCGTCGTCGTCCTCCTCGTCGAACTCGTCGAAGTCCTCCTCGGCCACGTAGTCGTCGGCCTCGTTGGGGTTGGAGAAGCCGTCCACGATGGTGGAGATGACGACCTTGCCGTCGCGGATGGTGGCGGCCATCTCGAGGATGGCGGCGATGGTCGAGGGCGAGGCGGAGATCGCCTCCATCATGGCCATCAGGCCGCCCTCGATGCGCTTGGCGATCTCGATCTCGCCCTCGCGCGTGAGCAGCTCGACGGTGCCCATCTCGCGCATGTACATGCGCACCGGGTCGGTCGTGCGGCCGAACTCGCTGTCGACGGTGGACAGGGCCGCCTCGGCCTCTTCCTCGGCCTCCTCGACGGTGGTCGCGGTGGGCGCGGTGTTGTTGAGCAGCAGCGTCTCGGCGTCGGGCGTCTGTTCGTAGACGGCCACGCCCAGGTCGTTGAGCATCGTGACCACGACCTCCATGGTCTCGGCGTCGACCAGCTTGTCGGGCAGGTGGTCGGAGATCTCGCCCTGCGTCAGGTAGCCGCGGGTCTTGCCCAGCGTGATCAGGGTCTTCAGGCGCGAGCGGCGCTTGGCCATGTCCTCCTCGGACAGGACGGTCTCGTCGAGACCGAATTCCTTCATCAGCGCGCGCTCCTTGGCCTTGCTGATCTTCATGCGCAGCGGCTTGACCTTCTCCTCGGTCGAACCCGTCGCGCCGGTGGCCGCCGGCTCCTCGCCGACGAGCTCGTCCTCGATGTCGGACAGGTCGACGTCGCTGGACGGCTCGGCGGCCGCCTTGGGCTTGCGGCCGCGCTTGGCGCCGGTGGCGGGGGCCGCGGCATCGGCGGTGGCGGCGGCCTTGGGCGGACGGCCGACCTTCTTGGCGGGCACGGCGGCGGTGGCGGTGTCGGAAGCGGCGGCGGCCTTGGCGGCGGCTTTGGGGAGATCGGCGGACGGGTTTTTGGTGGGCACGGTTTTCACTTGGGTTGTCGCATTCGCCTTCGTTGCGGAGGCACCCTTCACAGGTGCTGCCGCTGCGGCTGCTTTCAACGGTGGGGCCGCGGCGGTGGGCGGGGCGGCGGACGCGGCAGGCTTCTTTGGACTGGTCATGGAACCTCGTACGACAAGAATGGACAAGCGGAATCAGGCGCCACGAACCCGGCGCGGGGACGGACACGGAGAGCGAGGAAGCACGGGAGAACGCGGGGCGTTGTACTCCTCGCGCCATCGACGGCCAACGGCAAGATGTCGGGCGAACATTTGGAATGCAGTCCTTGCGGTGTATTGGCCCGTTTCCCGTCTGGGGAAATGCATTGCGCGTGGGGCCGGGTCCGGAGGTGCTGCTGTCGCTCTTGCCTGGTTTCGCGATCAGCGAAGCCGCACATTATAGCGGGTTGCTCAATTTCAAGGCATCCGGCGGACGCCGGCTACGCATCGTTACATCCCGCCCGCGGTGGGCTTGAGGCGCTGGCGCAGTTCGAGCCGGCGTTTTTCCAGTGCCCGGTAGCGCTCGAGCGCCAGGGGGTCGGTCTCCGCCTGGGCGATGGCCTCGCTCTGGCGCGCCTTGAGCAGGTCGTCGAGCATGAAGTCGAGCACGTTGCGCAGTTCCCGCGCCGCGTCGGCGGCCGATTCGCCTGCCTGGGCGTGCCCCGGATCGCCGTCGGGATGGGTCATCAGGCGTTCCGCCAGGGCCTCGAAGGACTGGCCGCGCAGGCCTTCGCGCAGGGCCGCCCAGGCCTGCACGCCGTGCTCGTGCAACTGGCTGTCGAGCCAGCGGAACAACAGGCCGTGCTCGCCCGGCAGGCCGCACAGCAGGTCGTGGAGTTCGTGCGGCAGGACTTCCCACTCGGCCATGTTCGACAGCAGCCGGCGCGCCGCGACGTCGGGCCGGCTCGGCGGCAGCGTGCGGGCGCGCGACGGCGCCCGCGACGGTGGCGCGCCCCGTCCACCGGCACGGCGCGGCGCGGCGCGGCGTTCGCCCGGGTCGTCCCAACCGGAAGGATCGCGGCCATCGCGGTCGTCGCGGAAGTCCTGGCCTTCGAACGCCTCCGGAGCGTCGTCGCGCCGCGGGGCCGGGCGGGCCGCCGCCGAGGAGCGGCGCGACGCGGCGACGGCGCCCCACAGTTCGGTGAGTTCGGTCGTGCCGAGCTGCACTTTCTCGGCGATCTCGCCGAGCAGCTGGCGCTTGAGCGCGCCGTCGGGCAGGGCGCTCCACAGGGGGCGGGCGTTGCTCGTCATGCGGGCGCGTCCTTCGGCGCTGCCCAGGTCGCAGCCCTCGCGCGCCGCCTCCAGCATGAAGCGGCTCAGGGGCGTGGCCTCGGCGACGAAGCCGGCGAAGGCCTCGGCGCCGAACGCGCGGATGTAGCTGTCGGGATCGTGCTCGGCGGGCAGGAACAGGAACTTGATGCTGCGCACGTCGCTGGCGTAGGGCAGGGCGCCGTCGAGCGCCTTGCGCGCGGCGCGCCGGCCGGCGGCGTCGCCGTCGAAGCTGAAGACCACCGAATCGGTGAACCGGAAGAGCTTCTGCACGTGCTCGGGCGTGCAGGCCGTCCCCAGCGTGGCGACCGTGTTCGGAAAACCCAGCTGCGCCAGCGCGACGACGTCCATGTAGCCTTCGGTGACCAGCGCGTAGCCGAGTTGGCGGAAAGCGGTTCGCGCCTCGTACAGGCCGTAGAGCTCGCGGCCCTTGCTGAAGACCGGCGTCTCGGGCGAGTTGAGGTACTTGGGCTTCTCGTCGCCCAGGACGCGCCCGCCGAAGCCGATGGTCTCGCCCTTGACGTTGCGGATCGGGAACATCACGCGGTCGCGGAAGCGGTCGTAGCGCTTGCCGTCCTCCTCCTCGCCGACGATCACCAGGCCGCTCTCGGCCAGCAACGGATCGTCGTAGCTCGGGAAGACGCTCGCCAGGCTGCGCCATCCCGCGGGCGCGTAGCCGATGCCGAACTGCTTGGCGACCTCGCCGGAGACGCCGCGACCCTTGAGGTAGTCGATGGCGCCGGGGGACTGGCGCAGGTGCTT harbors:
- a CDS encoding multidrug effflux MFS transporter; translation: MNPDAHTLWKAPRWALAVLLAVLGMLGPFSIDTYIPAFSGIAASIGATPVEMQQTLSAYLFGFAFMNLFHGALSDSFGRRPVVLAGLAVFTLASLGCALSQTIGQLVFFRAMQGLSTGAGIVVSRAVIRDMFPPAEAQKVMSQVTIYFGVAPAIAPIVGGFLFVHAGWHAVFWFLVAVGVVLFVANWKLLPETLHLDQRQPFAPRPLMRGYRELCSDPRFLLLALASGVPFNGMFLYVLSAPAFLGDLLGLPPTRFFWFFLLTIGGIMAGAWISGRMAGKVPPKRQIRHGFLIMALVSLVNIAIHAVFPAHPLWSLPPVAIFAFGWALMVPAVTLLVLDLHPERRGMASSLQAVIGSTANGLVAGAIAPLVMHSAIALALTSGLMLAIGLVAWSWLHRRWPAIGR
- the rpoD gene encoding RNA polymerase sigma factor RpoD, giving the protein MTSPKKPAASAAPPTAAAPPLKAAAAAAPVKGASATKANATTQVKTVPTKNPSADLPKAAAKAAAASDTATAAVPAKKVGRPPKAAATADAAAPATGAKRGRKPKAAAEPSSDVDLSDIEDELVGEEPAATGATGSTEEKVKPLRMKISKAKERALMKEFGLDETVLSEEDMAKRRSRLKTLITLGKTRGYLTQGEISDHLPDKLVDAETMEVVVTMLNDLGVAVYEQTPDAETLLLNNTAPTATTVEEAEEEAEAALSTVDSEFGRTTDPVRMYMREMGTVELLTREGEIEIAKRIEGGLMAMMEAISASPSTIAAILEMAATIRDGKVVISTIVDGFSNPNEADDYVAEEDFDEFDEEDDDDGKGGSKALTKKLEELKRDALERFDRIASMFEKIHQIYEKEGYGTPAYLKAQQAMSEELMTIRFTAKTIEKLCDLVRTQVDDVRKKERELRRIIVDKCGFPQEDFIRDFSGFDKNGNRVASNLLNLKWVEKQAASGKPWSTVLARNIPPVQELQQKLADIQSSVVVPLTQLKDINKRMNDGERSSRDAKKEMIEANLRLVISIAKKYTNRGLQFLDLIQEGNIGLMKAVDKFEYRRGYKFSTYATWWIRQAITRSIADQARTIRIPVHMIETINKMNRISRQHLQEFGFEPDAGILAAKMEIPEDKIRKIMKIAKEPISMETPIGDDDDSHLGDFIEDSSNTAPIEAAMQAGLRDVVKDILDSLTPREAKVLRMRFGIEMSTDHTLEEVGKQFDVTRERIRQIEAKALRKLKHPSRSDKLRSFIDTL
- the dnaG gene encoding DNA primase — its product is MSIPQAFIQELIARADVVEIVGRYVQLRKAGANFMGLCPFHGEKSPSFSVSPSKQFYHCFGCSAHGNAIGFLMEHAGMGFVEAVRDLAGEYGLQVPEDDASPEERARAAGQREKQATLTDVLEKAGDAYRKHLRQSPGAIDYLKGRGVSGEVAKQFGIGYAPAGWRSLASVFPSYDDPLLAESGLVIVGEEEDGKRYDRFRDRVMFPIRNVKGETIGFGGRVLGDEKPKYLNSPETPVFSKGRELYGLYEARTAFRQLGYALVTEGYMDVVALAQLGFPNTVATLGTACTPEHVQKLFRFTDSVVFSFDGDAAGRRAARKALDGALPYASDVRSIKFLFLPAEHDPDSYIRAFGAEAFAGFVAEATPLSRFMLEAAREGCDLGSAEGRARMTSNARPLWSALPDGALKRQLLGEIAEKVQLGTTELTELWGAVAASRRSSAAARPAPRRDDAPEAFEGQDFRDDRDGRDPSGWDDPGERRAAPRRAGGRGAPPSRAPSRARTLPPSRPDVAARRLLSNMAEWEVLPHELHDLLCGLPGEHGLLFRWLDSQLHEHGVQAWAALREGLRGQSFEALAERLMTHPDGDPGHAQAGESAADAARELRNVLDFMLDDLLKARQSEAIAQAETDPLALERYRALEKRRLELRQRLKPTAGGM